A window of Fragaria vesca subsp. vesca linkage group LG7, FraVesHawaii_1.0, whole genome shotgun sequence contains these coding sequences:
- the LOC101302488 gene encoding uncharacterized protein LOC101302488, producing MAATLSFLKLPVLLPHKPNYCISKLQVHPSSSRPNIPKQDPIPPPQKLITTTFHSLKSASLPLTALTLPFFLDPKDAFAVGGEFGILEGRTFALIHPVVMGGLFVYTLWAGYLGWQWRRVRTIQDEINELKKQEKPTPVTPDGTPVEAPPSPVSLQIKQLSEERKELVKGGYRDRHFNAGSLLLAFGVFEAIGGGVNTWLRTGKLFPGPHLFAGAGITVLWAAAAALVPAMQKGNETARSLHIALNAINLLLFIWQIPTGLDIVWKVFEFTKWP from the exons ATGGCAGCCACGCTCAGCTTCCTCAAGCTCCCTGTTCTCCTTCCCCACAAACCCAATTATTGCATCTCAAAGTTGCAAGTACATCCCTCCTCATCGAGACCCAATATTCCAAAGCAGGACCCAATTCCTCCCCCACAGAAACTAATCACCACCACCTTCCACAGTCTCAAGTCAGCGTCTCTTCCCCTCACTGCTCTCACATTGCCATTTTTCTTGGACCCCAAG GATGCATTTGCTGTTGGTGGGGAGTTTGGGATTTTGGAGGGAAGGACGTTTGCTCTGATACACCCAGTTGTGATGGGCGGGTTGTTCGTTTACACATTGTGGGCCGGGTACTTGGGTTGGCAATGGAGGCGGGTCAGGACAATCCAGGATGAGATTAATGAGCTCAAGAAGCAAGAGAAGCCTACCCCTGTCACACCAGATGGGACTCCAGTTGAAGCACCACCGTCTCCTGTTTCCCTTCAAATTAAGCAACTCAGTGAG GAAAGGAAGGAGTTGGTGAAAGGGGGTTACCGGGATAGACACTTCAATGCTGGTTCATTACTGCTCGCTTTCGGAGTTTTTGAGGCAATTGGTGGAGGAGTTAACACATGGTTAAGGACCGGAAAGCTATTTCCAGGTCCCCATTTGTTTGCAGGAGCAG GTATCACGGTGCTATGGGCAGCAGCAGCTGCACTTGTACCTGCAATGCAAAAGGGGAATGAGACAGCTAGAAGCCTTCACATTGCACTCAACGCGATAAACCTTCTGCTTTTTATATGGCAGATACCTACAGGACTTGACATAGTTTGGAAAGTGTTTGAATTCACTAAATGGCCTTGA